The genomic segment TCTGTTGCGAATGGCTCTGGCGGAGCAACTTGCCCGCGAGCCGGATCTGGAGGTGTTCCAAGCGCCGTGGTCCCATGCGCGCGGGCGGTACCGGAGCGTACGACCGGACTTAGGTGTGGTGGACCTCGATGACGAGGCCACCTACGCACATGCTCCGCTCGGCGATCTCACCGGGCCGTCCGCGATGGGGAGAGGGTGCCGGGTCCTCGTGCTCGCCACCGCCAACCGCCCCGGCCAGCTGCGGCGGGCCGCCGAGGCGGACGCGCTCGGCTATGTGAACAAGGCGAGCCCGCCGGAACGGCTGCTCACCGGGATCAGACAGGTGGCCGCGGGCCGGCGCTTCGTCGACGAGTCACTGGGCTTTGGGTTCCTCAAGGCGGCGCAGATGCCGCTCACCCGGCGCGAGCTGAGCGTGCTCTCACTCGCCGCCGGGGGCGCGTCGGTCGCCGAGATCGCCAACAGCCTCCATCTGTCCAACGGAACGGTGCGCAACTACATGGCCGCGATCACCCGGAAGACCGGGGCGCGCAACAGGATCGACGCCATACGGATCTCGCAGGGAGAGGGGTGGGTGTAGACCCCGATCGCCCGCTCCATTGAGGTCCCGGTAGAGAGGGGAACGTTCCATCAGCTCGTCGTGCCGGCCGCACAGGGCATGCGTCCCGTCCATCACCAGGACGCGGTCGGCACGGCGGGCCGAGCTGATGCGGTGGGCGATGACCACCAGCGTGCCGCCCGGCCGGGCGGCGAACGCGCGCTCGGCGCGCGACTCCGCGACCGGGTCGAGGTGACAGGTCGCCTCGTCGAGGATCACGAGGGGGGCGTACGACAGGTAGGCGCGGGTCAGCGCGATCAGCTGCCGCTCCCCCGCCGACAGTTCCGCCGGGACCAGTTCCGCGTCCGGGCCGCCGAGCCGCTCGACGAGCGGGGTCAGGCCGACGGCGTCGGCGGCGGCGAGCATCTCCGGCTCCGGGACGGGGTCCTCCCGCAGATAGCGCAGGTTGTCACGGAGCGTCCCGGTGAAGACGTACGCCTCCTGCGGGATGAGGACGCGCCGCCCGACGGCCGCCGTCCCGCGCACGGCATGCCCGTCGACGCGTACGTCGCCCGCGTCCGGTTCGAGCAGTCCGGCAACAATTCCGGCCAAAGTGGATTTGCCGATGCCACTGGGTCCGACGACCGCGAGGTGCTCGCCCCGCGCGACGGTGAGCTCCAGGTCCTTCAGGACGGGTTCGGCGTGGGGGCCGTAGGCGAAGGTGAGGGCGGAGAGACGGAGGGCGGGGGCGGGTGCCCGGCGTTCGGGGGCCTCGTCCTCGGGCGGCGCGGGATGCTCCGGCGCGTCCCAGATCAGCCTCCGCAGGACGATCGCCAGGCGGGAACCGCTCGCGCCCAGGCCGTGGACCAGGTTGTGGAGGGCGGGAAGCAGGGCCTGTGTGACATAGGCGAGGGCACCCACCAGCGCGCCCGGGGTCACCCCGTTGTCCAGGAGCCAGGGGCCAGTGGCGAGGAGCAGCACCAGTGGGAGCTGGCCGCCGATCGCCAGGGCCGCCGTGCGCAGGACGCCCCAGCGGGCGAGGGCGCCGGCCGCCGCGTACTCCGTGGCGACACCCCGGTCGAGGTCCTCGGCCACGTCCTGTTCCGCGCCCGCCGCGGCCACGTCCCGCAACCCCGGCGCCACGACCCCGAGTTGTCCCGCGAGCTCCTCGTCCGCGACCAGGAACTCCTCCTGCCTGCGGGCCAGCGGGCGCAGGGTCGCCACGAACAGGCCGATCCCGGCGAGCAGCGGCGGCGCGACCACCAGGAGCAGCAGCGGGTCCAGCGAGAACAGGCCGACCAGCGCGCCGACCGCCGTGAAGACGAAGGAGCGGGAGACCATCACCAGGCCCGCGAAGGTGTCCCTGGCGATCTCCACCTGCTGGGTGAGCCGCGACACGGCGCCGCCGTCCGCCTCCCGCAGCCCGCGCCCGACGACCTGCCGCACCAGGGAGTCCCGCAGCGGTTCCACCAGGTCGGCGACGGCGCGGTACACCTGCCCCGTGCCGTACGCGGCGACGAGCACGCCGAGCGCGGCCGCGCCGAGCCAGCCGAGGCCGACCGCCTCGTGCCCGTCGAGGAAGCCGTCGTCGAGCGCGTGCGCGAGGGCGTACCCGGTGAGGAACGTCTGCCCGGTCTCCAGGACCGACCAGAGCGCGAGCCGCAGCACGACCGGCCACCTGCGCCGCAGGAAGCGGACGCCCCTGCGGTACGGGCCCGGTCGCGTCGACGTGACCTCGGCGGACCGGTTCACGCTCCGAACACCTCCCGGTACTCCGCCCGTTGCCACAGCTCGGCATGCGGGCCCACTGCCCGGATCCGGCC from the Streptomyces venezuelae genome contains:
- a CDS encoding ABC transporter ATP-binding protein, whose translation is MNRSAEVTSTRPGPYRRGVRFLRRRWPVVLRLALWSVLETGQTFLTGYALAHALDDGFLDGHEAVGLGWLGAAALGVLVAAYGTGQVYRAVADLVEPLRDSLVRQVVGRGLREADGGAVSRLTQQVEIARDTFAGLVMVSRSFVFTAVGALVGLFSLDPLLLLVVAPPLLAGIGLFVATLRPLARRQEEFLVADEELAGQLGVVAPGLRDVAAAGAEQDVAEDLDRGVATEYAAAGALARWGVLRTAALAIGGQLPLVLLLATGPWLLDNGVTPGALVGALAYVTQALLPALHNLVHGLGASGSRLAIVLRRLIWDAPEHPAPPEDEAPERRAPAPALRLSALTFAYGPHAEPVLKDLELTVARGEHLAVVGPSGIGKSTLAGIVAGLLEPDAGDVRVDGHAVRGTAAVGRRVLIPQEAYVFTGTLRDNLRYLREDPVPEPEMLAAADAVGLTPLVERLGGPDAELVPAELSAGERQLIALTRAYLSYAPLVILDEATCHLDPVAESRAERAFAARPGGTLVVIAHRISSARRADRVLVMDGTHALCGRHDELMERSPLYRDLNGAGDRGLHPPLSLRDPYGVDPVARPGLPGDRGHVVAHRSVGQMEAVGDLGDRRAPGGE